The Ornithorhynchus anatinus isolate Pmale09 chromosome X5, mOrnAna1.pri.v4, whole genome shotgun sequence nucleotide sequence CACCCACTCCAACATTTTGGATGAAACTCAGTGGGCAAGAATTATGATGGATTAGGATCTTGACCATCTCTGAGGAGCCCAACTTCTTTCACATTGCTAGAATCCAAGTCCATAGGTGTTAAAATGGTTTTGTAAGACAATTCCAGGACAAGAAAACCAAAAAGTATCCAAAGTATTTACACCAGGGATATACAAGTAAATTTATCTACAATTAATCCAGTTAGAGGGGTTAGGTGTTAAAACTGATGACTCAATATAAATTGATTACTATTGACAGGGTGTTTATGCATAAacaaagcactgctctatgcTTTCGTGGGCATATTATAGAAGTACAAGGCATTGTCCTTGCCCTTGAAGAATTGACAGTTTAActgaggggtgggaagaagaaggggaagaggagtgacTGCCAGATTGTATATATAAAAAAAGTGGGAATACGGTTCAATTAGTAACTTTCCACATGCTAGGCATTCAGCATAAAGTAGAATTCAAACCTTTTAAAGAATTCATAAGTGACAAATATTTCTACAAACTTGTAATTACAAGAAACAATGGGAGATGTTTCATCAGAACAATAGTGACAGGTGTTAGTTCACAAAAAGAATTCAACAGGAATGGAACACTCCACccttggaaaatggggctggccAACAGCAGAAATGTCTTTTTGCCAACTTTAAAAATTTAGTTTCATACTTTAATATACCCCACTTCAAGAAGCTTGACAAAAACCCACCAAAATCTAAATACATGGATTCTTTGAGATTTAGATCCAACTTGATTTCAACATCCTGAACCTAGTGCATCCCAGCAATCTGCAATCAGTGTCCTGGGGGTATTAACTTTCACATGTGCCAAGAAAATGCATCAATTCCATACCCGATGTGTCCTTGTGACCAAAAAGAGTACAAAATGCATAACTATGATTTTGCATTGTCTTAAAACAACTGCTTCAGAGTTAAGGACCCTGGACAACTGAATTCAAACTGCTTTTTCATTTCAACTCAGGCTCAGTGGGCCTTTCAGAGTCACTGTACACCATTTCAGAGGTTTTAAGCCAGAAGATCTGCACAATGGCAACTGTGGGGACTAGAGGCATGACTGTTCTCTGGGCTGAATACCATATTCCCAGCAGCCAATGTGACAACTGTGTGAGTGTAATAAAACCCCTGAGGAGTCAGTCTCAGGATCAGCTCTCAGACAACACAATCTGAAATGAGTCAAAAAAAACCTAAGTGGGTAGAAGGCCAGGGCCAGGTTGGGCCAACTATGGACTTCTGACCCTTGTGGGTCTAAATACCAGCTCCCTGACTAGAAAATTCTTATTATGTGAACTTTATAGGGCTCAGTAGTTCAAGTCTTAAAACACTTGTGGTCTTTATAAGCCTggacttcaaacagtgcttaaaAAGCAGGCAAAATTGATTTCAATGTTGAACAGAAAACATATAATGCTCAAGGAAGAAGGAGTAAAAATGGTGGGAACCTGTGACAatatctcctttctctccaagtACAACAAAACTACTACATAGTTTGACTGTCCAGCTTCTACAAACCATTAAAACTTtgtaaagtaaagtgactttgtaAAGTAAGTTGCAAAGACCTAAAAAAAATACAGTTAAGTATTTCTCCTCTAAAATTGGAGAAACAAACAACCCCTTGTTCTATTATATCCTTTACTTGGACTCAGTTTCAACAAGTGGAAAAAAGGATTGGAGGGCATTAATACAAAACTAAAGGTTTTTAAAAAGCAGTGGTAAAAGTAATACACTTCCCCAAAATCTACTGCATGTGAGAATTCAAAGACCCAGTTAGCATTTATATTGCTCTTTTAACATCTGTCATGTACTATAAAGTTAATTCTACAAACCCAGGAGTTTAGAATCACTGATGAAGTACTCCAGTTACCCTATGAAATGCAAATTCAATTTTGAATAATTCAAAAACTAAGCTTCACATGAAGCTGCTCCCATCTCTAAAAACACCCCTCTGACTGTAAGGAATCTTTTCATAATTACATACCTGTTATTTTGTCTCTTACAAGTTTACATGACTCTATCTCACCAATGCTCCCAAACAGACTTTTCAGCTCTTCCTGTGTCATGTTCTGAGGAAGGTAGTTGACTATTAAATTGGTCTTGCTGTCCTCCGTGTTACCAGAGTCAACTGGTGATGAGCAGTTGTTATTTATGGTACTTGGACCATTGGCTGTGTTATTGCAAGTTGGCCCATTAGACAGTTGTGTTTCCATGGCAGCAATTACCTGCTAAACAGAGAGAAAATAAGAACTGTCAGAATTCATATTTCACAATCTAGGACAATTCCAGCCAATGATTTAAAGACATATCACAAGTGAAACTACCGAAGTTACTTCGAAACCTTTACCAACCACAATTAATTGCCTAGCTAGCTCTATAGCTTACGCATCCGTTATGCACACAATATACAAAGACAATTTAAATTGCTATTTGAACACTTTTTTGAATTACAGCCTGAGTCTCTTCATATTCCCTTACTCACCTGCAACATGCTTGGGCTTAGGGGGAAGTGTGGAGGGCCTAAGGGTACAGAATTGAGCCTTTACTAAAATTTCCTAAAGGAAAATAGTAAGCCACAGTGCAAATGTTTTGATAGTCTATTAGAAGCTTTCAGAAATTAAACTGACAAGTTATCAAAACTACATCCATGAAGTTTAAAAAGTACATCAGATGTATATTTTGCTAACATTTACTGTTTGGGTTGCTTTTTTGGTACCAAAGTTAGATTTTCTGTATTCAACTATGTTAGTGAAGAAAAAATAATGGATGCTTAAGTTTAAGGAAGTGAACAGAATTTGCAGCTATGAAGTACTTCTTTCAGGTTACACAAACTAAAGCGCCATTTTCTTCCATCTTTCAAACTAGAAAATGATTTGTTGAATCACTTATCCATCAGTGAAGCTGATATGTGGCAAAATAAAAATCCCTATAAAATTGAATTTGATCCTCTGGTTTGAATCCGATAAGACTATCTACCCCCAAAGAAACCATCACTAAACCAACCCAACTCAAGCAGATAAGCCAGCCCAAGGAAGTCAGGGATGAACTGAAAATTGATCAGTTCTGAAAAATAAATCTACAATTTCTAGTTCTGGACAAATGGTCATAGTTGGGCAAAATGGACCTCAGTGAAATGGTTAGCAGTTTTGGATCTGGTCCTAAAACTGCAGTCCTACATTCAGAAGAGATACAGTCTCACCCTTGAGTCTTCAGAGATATTCCACTAAGCACCTTTGACCTACTTAAAACACATTTTTATGGGTAAAATGGCCCAGCAGTTAACTGATACGGTTTTAGGTGCCCAAATTTTGAAGTCGTCTTTGAAAGGATGGTCCTCTGTGCTTATCCAATAAATCACTAGactcaagaagaagaagaagaagaagtgtcTAAATAGTTCTGAATTAGTGGGGATTTGTATTTGTAAAGATTTTAAATATCAACACAAGGACTTTTCAACAGAGAGGGCATAAATACCTATAAACTAATTAAATAACCTGGAGCTAGGTAGCAGAGTACCTTTCCTATCGACCTGTGATATCTGAAGACttacccaaaacaaaaaaaaaagtattcagaAAGGCAGCAGAGTATACTGAAATGAGTTCTGAATTGGGCACTcacaggagggttgggggggaaaaaaggcctccaggaggatttTAGCCAAGTCATTTCCTAGGCTTCAGTTCCTCACTTCTGTTAAATAGGAATTTTgtcctcatctctttccctcacAGGTTCATGGAAAGAGTGGATAAGGGATAATAAGACGCACTTGAAACTCctaagtgggaaggggaggggaaaggagaacaaccTAAGACACACACAAGgaagtcagttctcctataatgtgggaTTTGCACTCCTGACCCCCCAAATTAAGGAACTCATACACCTTGACCAACACCTCATGCATGCACACAATTATTTCTTCCAACGTACCATCACATTCCAGCCAGATGCATGGTGTTGGAAGAATGTTTCCCAACTCATCTGTCAAGTTCTATCCAAAACACGATGTGAACACACATGTTAGAGAAGAACTGACAGATATATAGGTGTAACCCATGCTATAAATGGGTTACATTCCTTAAGGAAATGGCTGTATCATGGGGGTACACTCTCTCAGAGACTTATACAGTTACCAGCCCCAATATGAAGGTCATACATTACAGGTAAGTAAAAGTTACACTGTAAACCTCATCCCTCTCCACCTTTGCCCATTAACTCTCCCTGCACCCTCAACTCACCTACGGGCACCACCAGTTTCTCCTCCCCAACAGCCCCATTTCAAACTTTAATCAAAGTGACAACTCCTCCCACAGCCATGATCTCGTTTCCCCCATCACCAACACTATACATGCTTCCTGGAGTATAGCTCCCCCTCCAGGCCCAAACCAAAGTGGTAGGAATGGGGACAGGGATGGCGGTCCACCTTCCCCCTCAGTCCATTCCTATGACTTTGGCTAGGCTAGGGAGGTGGGTCTATACTCTAGgacgggagaagagagcagaacaCTCCCAGCAGCAGCTGTGGATATGGTTAAAATTATGGGAGAAGGGCCACATAAGAATTGCCAGTGACAGGGGAAGTATTTTGCTTACCTGCTTGATTGGACAAAATGTCAAGAGATACAAACGCTAAGGTAGTAAAGGTCATAAATCCAGGGTACACCTATATTTTTAGACTAATACATTTACAAGTAACTTGCTTGATATTGGGAGGGCAATAGCAAAGATTTCCTCCATAATATAGAGATGCGATCCAATTTTACAAAATTAAGCTGCAGTACTATCCAGTGTTCTTTCATGGCAACACTCCTATGGTTATCCTTTTTTTCTGGCACAGTAAAACAATGAGATGCTAGACAAGGAAATGGCCTATGCCAATTAACACAAATTGCTTTTCAAATGTTAGGATATGTGGAGGAAATGGTGAACCCTGAACATTGGATTCTGACTAAACCTCACTAGGACAGCATTTAAAATATAAAGTGTTCATTGATTGAAATTAGCAGGATTTATCAAGGACAACAAACAATCCTCATTTACTgcacatttattttcatgttcagGTGGCAAGAATGAGATACTAAGCCAACATTCAAGTGAACAGCTGCAGTAGGCTGTGTGTGCTGAAATTACAGCATTTCTCAGCTATAGGACCATCTGCTCAGAATAAAATGATACTAATGTGCTATATTTTACAAATAATGCATATTCCGATGATAGGTTCAACACAACTGTTCACAGAATGTGAACTCTTTAAGCAGTTACTGGGCAAGTGAttcagccagaaaaaaaaaaaaacttacaacATTTTAAGCAGCAGGAATTGTAAATCACTTCAAAAATTATTAACAAAAAAAAACatagcacagagaatttagagtTACTGTAACTTAGTATTCAGACCATACCAAAACTTTTTTGTTTAAAACATTTATACTCTTTTCTCATCTGCTAGACATCTTAAAACTGCACTAAAACCTAATTCAGATTTTACGGCAAACAAAATGTGGTTCGAATTCTACATATGACACTACTTTAGTTGTTACTACACTTATGCCTACTCTATATGGCTTTTGTTAGGACTTTGAGTACATTGCAATTTTTAGATTGCCAAATGAAAGATTCAAGTATTTGGTATGGCCTCAGCACTACTGCAACATGTTAAAAAGTAGCCTACATAATTTAAGAAAAATCCCACAGACCCCAGTCCAAGGCTCTGCTGCCCACGAACCACTTCTAAGCAGAGAAGCCACATCACACAGTCTGACTGCCATGTTAGTTTGGAGTTGCCGTCTGCAATATGGACACAAAAAGTACCGTATGTTAGATTAGCAAGATAATGCAACAAATCAGTTTGTACAAATTTACAGTAATCGTGTTTATATTCCCAGCACGTccatgcagtgtggcttaattgAATTTGAGGCAATTCCAATCTAATCTTTCAAATTGAGTTAAATGTGTAGTTTTCTTGAATAAGAAAGCATTTGAATTAGGTGACTGATGTACAGGTAGCACAAACTAGATTAGATCTAGTCTTAACCATTTTAAACTATCatatctattttttaaaaaagcatgctATTCTCATAGTTTACACTGAATGGATGAAAGGAAGAAATGTGCAAGATACCAAGATGTGCAACACCACCTCGATTTATGAGTATGAAGCTGCCACTATGTCGTCTTAAAGCTTTCTCCCCACACCCTGAAATGGCAAGAGGAGGTGAGAAAGAAGAGGTAAAAAGAGAATAGGGCTACTGGTGCACAAGATCTAATTTGTTCTTGAAGAGTTTCAATGCATTTTATATTCTAAAATACCAGAACTAAGGCATTTTGCCACTCCTGTGCACTCAAATGGCATCTTGACAAAGTTTTTCCAAAAGTTGTTCACAAAGGACTGTAAACCAGTATCTTTCAAATGGAATAAGTGGACCAATACCAAAGTTGGGAATAATGCTTGTGATCCTTACCACATCAACTaaattttaaatatataaatTGCAAACCCATAAGATGGTTCATTACTAGTCCTATGCAACCTCCGATATAATTCATGGATCACTTGCATGTCCAAATATGATAATATTggcccaaaacaaaaacaatctcTGATTTGCTCATCTATAGCCATGCTAAGCCAGTGCCTCTTTTTCCAATCTCAGAACTATGTAGTACTAGTAGCACTTGAGGACTGAATGCACTACACAGTTGGAAACACAacacgcatttcctgcccacaagaaactgacACTAACTGGGGAAGTAAATTTAAAAAGATTCAATatgcaaatcaatcatatttgaacacttaatatgtgcagagcactgaactaagcattgaggagagtacaatgtagagttggtagacatttcctgcccacaaggagaaataTATACACACGAGAGCAGAGGAGGAACATAAACATAAATGCAAGAGGAGACTGCAGGGTTGATAAAAATCAGGATATTGATAATTGGAGAAAGCAGGATTTTTGGAGAGCTTAGGTCTGGCGTATATGGCAGGGCCAAGGGAATTCTAGGCCCTGGAGACAGTGTGAGCAGAGCtcggtggtggatctgggataaaGAGTcagtacaatgtgctgcacatagcgctcaataaatatgactaagcgcttgggagagtacactataacagacattccctgcctacaatgagcatacagtctagagggagcacaaacaggggagggagaagagccatTAAGGTGGACAGTGCTGATAAGCATCTTAaagccaatcgatggtattttttgagcgcttagtgtgtgcggagcactgtactaaatgcttagaaaagtacagagttgtagacatgatctctgcctacagaagagtctttgcttgatgtggagggaaacgggcaaccattggagggttttgagaggggaagacatcagtcgtatttattgagtgctttccgcaTGCAgagcatgtaccaagcacttgggagagtaggatttaaaaaaagttgatagacactccctgcccacaacgagcttaccgtctagaggcatATGCTGAGAGACTTTACTGGAAGAtaacccaggcagcagagggttgggggagaaagttggagacaggaaaatcagggaggaggctaatgcaatagtctAATCATGACCTGACAATCTTTTGAACCAGCATAGTGGCTGCATGCCAAGTTAGGAAACGATCTTAATACAGAGATCAAGTCATCCTTAGACGTATAGTATAGCTACCAAGGATTGAGTTTACCTGTTTTTCCAGCACCTTTTTTCTTAAAGAAATATTTTTCATTCtagttttaaaatttattttgaatGAGTGATGCTCTAGTAGATAACTCGACAGGGAGCTTAGCTGGCAAAAAAGTACTCTTCATGCTAACAGCTTAGTTTAGAGAGTGGGTCATAGGGTTTCTTTAACTCAATTTCCCTATCCAATCAGTTAACTTAGGATGACCCTATGATTATTTATACAACCGAGCAACTAAGAGCAAGCAATGAAACGCACAGAATTCCAGCAGTTGATCAAGAAATGCTTTCCACTAGATACCTTGATGAATCACAAAAGCTTTTTATGACCAAGACCAATTACTTTTTTCCTTA carries:
- the ELAVL2 gene encoding ELAV-like protein 2 isoform X8, with amino-acid sequence MAVRLCDVASLLRSGSWAAEPWTGQVIAAMETQLSNGPTCNNTANGPSTINNNCSSPVDSGNTEDSKTNLIVNYLPQNMTQEELKSLFGSIGEIESCKLVRDKITGQSLGYGFVNYIDPKDAEKAINTLNGLRLQTKTIKVGKGHARCSLW